In a genomic window of Sphingomonas lutea:
- a CDS encoding host attachment family protein — protein MPLPHHALVLVADGRKVLFFRNHGDENQIDLRTEAHDEREDRKDSDMKTDAPGTQQQSFGYGRSTYEETDFHQQEEDRWVKDAADTLKARALRNDFDSLVIVAPPKALGVLRKELHKEVERRILCTVNKEMTDRPIPDIEALLEAETAATAPSEV, from the coding sequence ATGCCCCTTCCCCATCATGCCCTCGTTCTGGTCGCTGACGGCCGCAAGGTCCTGTTCTTCCGCAATCATGGCGATGAGAACCAGATCGACCTCAGGACCGAGGCTCATGACGAGCGGGAGGACCGCAAGGATTCCGACATGAAGACCGATGCGCCGGGCACGCAGCAGCAGAGCTTCGGCTACGGCCGCTCGACCTATGAGGAAACCGACTTCCACCAGCAGGAAGAGGACCGCTGGGTGAAGGACGCGGCAGACACGCTCAAGGCGCGCGCGCTGCGCAACGACTTCGATTCGCTGGTCATCGTTGCGCCGCCCAAGGCGCTCGGCGTCCTGCGCAAGGAACTGCACAAGGAGGTCGAGCGGCGCATCCTGTGCACGGTCAACAAGGAAATGACCGACCGGCCCATCCCCGACATCGAAGCATTGCTCGAGGCCGAAACCGCCGCGACCGCGCCCAGCGAAGTCTAG
- a CDS encoding tetratricopeptide repeat protein, producing the protein MSFSLRALTALLLSAAAVPAIAQAPAAAAPAQVKPSKQALKAIAELQAATNGTDVALIKAKVAEAQAVAATKEDRYLIGQMQVKAALATNDMTLGASGLDAIAASGYLDNSKVASLYTSLGVKAYNAKNLPQAEQLFTRAAALDARNVEALSFLGEAKLAQGQKPQAVAAFQRAIQASGAQPKEALLKRALGAAYEARLPVAADIGRQWITLYPGPESWRTALAIYRNTSKPDAETTLDVLRLMRSAGALTTPADFTLYASVLTDQSNFIEAQNALDQAITAKRIDATNVQISGIAGTLKARPKPTAAELDAAAKSAQSGMALLRIGDRFYGLGDFAKAAALYKQAASKGADANLVNMRVGVALAAAGDKAGATAAFNSVTGARADLAKFWLLHLQTRA; encoded by the coding sequence ATGAGCTTTTCCCTGCGCGCGTTGACCGCGCTTCTTCTTTCCGCCGCTGCCGTCCCCGCCATCGCGCAAGCCCCCGCAGCCGCAGCACCAGCGCAGGTGAAGCCGTCCAAGCAGGCGCTGAAGGCCATCGCCGAGCTGCAGGCCGCGACCAACGGCACCGACGTCGCGCTGATCAAGGCCAAGGTGGCCGAAGCGCAGGCCGTCGCCGCGACGAAGGAAGACCGTTATCTGATCGGCCAGATGCAGGTGAAGGCCGCGCTGGCGACCAATGACATGACGCTTGGCGCAAGCGGGCTCGATGCAATTGCCGCGTCGGGCTATCTCGACAACAGCAAGGTCGCGTCGCTCTACACCAGCCTTGGCGTCAAGGCTTATAACGCCAAGAACCTGCCGCAGGCCGAGCAGCTTTTCACGCGCGCCGCCGCGCTGGATGCCCGCAATGTCGAGGCGTTGAGCTTCCTTGGCGAGGCAAAGTTGGCGCAAGGCCAGAAGCCGCAGGCGGTGGCCGCTTTCCAGCGAGCGATCCAGGCGTCCGGCGCGCAGCCCAAGGAAGCGCTGCTGAAGCGTGCGCTCGGCGCCGCTTATGAGGCGCGCTTGCCGGTGGCGGCGGACATCGGCCGTCAGTGGATCACGCTCTATCCGGGGCCGGAGAGCTGGCGCACTGCCCTTGCGATCTATCGCAACACGTCCAAGCCCGATGCCGAAACCACCCTCGACGTGCTGCGCCTGATGCGTTCGGCGGGGGCGCTGACCACGCCGGCGGACTTCACGCTCTACGCCAGCGTGCTGACCGACCAGTCCAACTTCATCGAAGCGCAGAACGCGCTCGACCAGGCAATCACCGCCAAGCGGATCGATGCCACCAACGTGCAGATCTCGGGCATTGCCGGCACGCTCAAGGCGAGGCCGAAACCGACAGCAGCCGAGCTGGATGCCGCGGCGAAGAGTGCGCAAAGTGGCATGGCGCTGCTGCGCATCGGCGACCGTTTCTACGGCCTGGGCGACTTTGCAAAGGCGGCCGCGCTGTACAAGCAGGCGGCGTCGAAGGGCGCGGATGCGAACCTGGTGAACATGCGTGTCGGCGTTGCTCTTGCTGCAGCCGGCGACAAGGCCGGGGCGACGGCGGCGTTCAATTCGGTGACGGGTGCGCGCGCGGACCTGGCCAAATTCTGGCTGCTGCACCTGCAGACCCGCGCCTAG
- a CDS encoding sensor histidine kinase — protein MRFDDRLLTVLNQPAGDRHDAAVRWRQLVDLVARAGQGGASPVVSQALDSIRAEADTVDEHLRAAAARAVAALPLPPGLLEYFASDRLSVSAPVLAAAKLDTVQWRALLGVADDETRRFIETLHPELGAPEADLTEALVEHPEPKPTPALEREPDPQEQSAGPSLHDVVARIERRRRGRAGSASPIGPAVAAPAGAPTLFRWECDPSGEIVWVEGAPRGALIGRSIARPQEIEGDRMDGEVVRAFAMRAPFRDSGMTIGGEGYAAGDWKISGVPAFEPADGRFAGYRGVALREVPADLPVETRDAGPDPDSLRELVHEIKTPLTAIIGFAQIIDGQFLGPADRRYRQRAGDIVEQAQLLLGAIDDLDFAAKVHSGGGGGRVDLAELLERTAESVRELSLERQVQLEVPRAQRIAPAAVEPELADRLMFRLCTSIIEASQAGERLRLSVDESGGRCRFSISRPNLLRGIGNSELFDAATAPADDEVARAAFSLRLIRGLARVAGGELAASAAGFALLFPVG, from the coding sequence GTGCGTTTCGACGATCGCCTGCTCACTGTCCTGAACCAGCCGGCCGGCGACCGCCACGATGCTGCGGTGCGCTGGCGCCAGCTGGTCGACCTTGTCGCGCGCGCGGGGCAAGGCGGCGCGAGCCCGGTCGTCAGCCAGGCGCTCGATTCCATTCGCGCCGAAGCGGACACGGTTGACGAACATTTGCGTGCGGCGGCTGCACGGGCCGTCGCCGCCTTGCCGCTTCCGCCCGGCCTCCTCGAATATTTTGCGTCAGACCGATTGTCGGTTTCCGCCCCGGTGCTGGCTGCGGCCAAGCTGGACACCGTGCAGTGGCGTGCGCTGCTGGGCGTGGCGGATGACGAGACACGGCGTTTCATCGAAACGCTCCACCCGGAGCTTGGCGCGCCCGAAGCCGATCTGACCGAAGCGCTTGTCGAGCACCCGGAGCCCAAGCCGACGCCAGCGCTGGAGCGGGAGCCGGACCCGCAAGAACAATCCGCCGGCCCGTCGCTGCACGATGTGGTGGCGCGGATCGAGCGCCGCCGCCGCGGCCGCGCCGGTTCTGCGTCACCGATCGGGCCGGCGGTCGCGGCACCCGCCGGTGCGCCGACACTGTTCCGTTGGGAATGCGACCCGAGCGGGGAGATCGTCTGGGTCGAAGGTGCGCCGCGCGGCGCCCTGATCGGGCGATCGATCGCGCGGCCCCAGGAGATCGAGGGCGACCGGATGGACGGCGAGGTGGTGCGCGCCTTCGCCATGCGCGCGCCATTCCGCGACAGCGGGATGACGATCGGCGGTGAGGGATATGCGGCAGGAGACTGGAAGATCAGCGGCGTTCCCGCCTTCGAGCCTGCGGACGGACGCTTTGCGGGGTATCGCGGAGTCGCGCTGCGGGAAGTCCCCGCCGATCTGCCGGTCGAGACGCGCGATGCCGGTCCCGACCCGGATTCGCTGCGCGAGCTGGTGCACGAGATCAAAACCCCGCTGACCGCGATCATCGGCTTCGCGCAGATCATCGATGGGCAGTTCTTGGGTCCGGCTGACCGCCGCTATCGCCAACGGGCGGGAGACATCGTCGAGCAGGCGCAGCTGCTGCTCGGTGCAATCGACGACCTCGACTTTGCCGCGAAGGTGCATTCCGGCGGCGGCGGGGGGCGGGTCGATCTCGCCGAATTGCTCGAGCGGACCGCCGAATCCGTGCGCGAGTTGTCGTTGGAGCGGCAAGTCCAGCTGGAAGTTCCGCGCGCCCAGCGCATCGCGCCCGCGGCGGTCGAACCCGAATTGGCCGACCGTCTGATGTTCCGGCTCTGCACGTCGATCATCGAAGCGTCGCAAGCGGGGGAACGGCTCCGCCTGTCGGTCGACGAAAGCGGCGGTCGTTGCCGCTTTTCGATCAGCCGGCCCAACCTGCTGCGCGGGATCGGGAATTCGGAACTGTTCGACGCTGCAACCGCACCCGCCGACGATGAGGTCGCAAGGGCGGCATTCTCGCTCCGCCTCATTCGCGGCCTGGCGCGGGTTGCCGGAGGCGAGCTGGCCGCCTCCGCAGCAGGGTTCGCCTTGCTCTTTCCGGTCGGCTGA
- a CDS encoding uracil-DNA glycosylase family protein: MGGNLETMEFGEARSALAWWLEAGVDTAVQDAPRNWLAPAKPAPAVAPSPEPVSNLAEPTSETLAELQQWLSSSVQLPLASATARRILPHGPEQAPVMLLSDSPALEDFTSGQPIGGVAWALALRMLAAIGLSGEQAYSASLSCFHSPGTRMTEAERKACADIARRHIALVKPQRLLLLGDGPCAAMLDKRLVQARGHVHKIEGVRTVATFHPRHLVNRPLDKALAWRDLLLLMEDES; this comes from the coding sequence GTGGGCGGGAACCTCGAAACGATGGAATTTGGCGAAGCGCGCAGCGCGCTGGCGTGGTGGCTGGAGGCCGGCGTCGACACCGCCGTCCAGGATGCGCCGCGCAACTGGCTTGCCCCGGCAAAGCCCGCGCCAGCCGTAGCGCCATCGCCGGAGCCGGTTTCGAACCTTGCCGAGCCGACGTCTGAAACCCTGGCCGAACTTCAGCAATGGCTGTCGAGCAGCGTCCAGCTGCCCCTCGCCTCGGCCACCGCGCGGCGAATCCTTCCCCACGGCCCCGAACAGGCGCCGGTCATGCTGCTCAGCGATTCGCCCGCGCTCGAGGATTTCACCTCGGGCCAGCCGATCGGCGGCGTCGCCTGGGCGCTTGCCCTGCGCATGCTCGCGGCGATCGGGCTGAGCGGCGAGCAGGCCTATAGCGCGAGCCTGTCCTGCTTCCACTCGCCCGGCACGCGCATGACCGAGGCCGAGCGCAAGGCCTGCGCCGATATCGCCCGCCGCCACATTGCCCTCGTTAAGCCGCAGCGCCTGCTGCTGCTCGGCGACGGCCCCTGCGCCGCGATGCTCGACAAGCGGCTCGTCCAGGCGCGCGGCCATGTGCACAAGATCGAAGGCGTGCGAACGGTCGCCACCTTTCACCCCCGTCACCTCGTTAATCGGCCCTTAGACAAGGCGCTGGCATGGCGTGACCTGCTGCTTCTGATGGAGGACGAATCTTGA
- a CDS encoding ATP-binding protein codes for MGNATVIYTVVIVAVVWLFHRQSPNQVFAILGAWLVISLRPIEHLFDLIRWVGNRPTLPPRDIVGHLCAYQSPGIVLLRQTDNRPLSCGTVLLLSDEYGPSTAGVVLNEVGRDEGNLVRVLSQPFPEGHVAPVGKPGTAQVVAFTEEQRAAVPILSQITSLCGIVDTDTDLLTLQMEVIDGQELAEGRLVEASIGTATVLYQIIQGVTRDEIVQQKNKYGYVRAAARKIGTWDADAGRFRPVAWLPPINSPVFLRQKEDAPVEPEAVGHFPDTTYHMAYSPSDGVTHNTAILGILGVGKSFLALELVERMLAAGIKVLCLDLTNQYAVQLAAFLDADHEKKLDEQLRAAGEGRQVKPDVEAGGSRPAFRAKVREQLKAFLDPASGRNLRILNPSQFEVSRQDSKPYAGNAAMATLTAAEITAIFSEEALTACQEMGMTDDARLCLVYEEAHTLVPEWNSVAADGDKQATAASARAILQGRKYGLGCLLITQRTANVTKSILNQCNTVFALRSFDETSREFLSNYIGRDYAQVLPTLPQRHAVFFGKASSSSNPVMIRVNDREAFLDAFRAAHPPPPLPRAAAPGEAAAGVQGAADAPEAQGRTRA; via the coding sequence TTGGGAAATGCCACCGTCATCTACACGGTAGTAATCGTTGCGGTAGTTTGGCTTTTCCATCGCCAAAGCCCGAACCAGGTGTTTGCGATATTGGGTGCTTGGCTTGTTATCTCGCTTAGACCAATCGAACATCTGTTCGACTTAATCCGTTGGGTCGGCAACCGACCGACACTCCCTCCTAGAGACATCGTGGGCCACCTTTGCGCTTATCAGTCGCCGGGTATCGTGCTGTTGCGGCAAACCGACAACCGGCCGCTATCATGCGGCACGGTGCTTTTGCTGTCAGATGAGTATGGGCCGTCTACTGCTGGCGTCGTGCTTAACGAAGTTGGGAGGGATGAAGGGAATCTAGTCCGAGTGCTGAGCCAGCCGTTCCCTGAAGGACATGTGGCTCCCGTAGGGAAGCCGGGAACGGCGCAGGTTGTCGCCTTTACCGAGGAACAACGGGCGGCCGTTCCAATCCTCTCGCAGATCACCAGCCTTTGCGGGATTGTCGACACCGACACAGATCTACTGACGCTTCAGATGGAAGTGATCGACGGCCAAGAACTTGCAGAGGGCCGGCTCGTCGAAGCTTCGATCGGCACGGCTACGGTTCTCTATCAGATCATCCAGGGCGTCACTCGTGACGAGATTGTCCAGCAGAAGAACAAATACGGTTACGTGCGAGCGGCAGCACGAAAGATTGGCACATGGGACGCGGACGCCGGCCGCTTCCGCCCAGTTGCTTGGCTGCCCCCGATCAATTCACCCGTATTCCTAAGGCAAAAGGAGGACGCGCCGGTTGAACCAGAGGCAGTCGGCCATTTCCCCGATACGACCTATCATATGGCTTATTCGCCATCAGATGGCGTGACGCACAACACGGCCATTCTAGGCATTTTGGGCGTGGGCAAATCCTTCCTGGCGTTGGAACTTGTCGAGCGGATGCTTGCCGCTGGAATCAAGGTCCTCTGCCTTGACCTGACCAATCAATACGCCGTCCAACTCGCGGCATTTCTCGACGCTGATCACGAGAAGAAGCTTGATGAGCAGCTTCGAGCCGCGGGCGAAGGTCGGCAGGTGAAGCCGGACGTTGAAGCGGGTGGTAGCCGACCAGCTTTCCGGGCGAAGGTGAGAGAGCAGCTGAAGGCTTTTCTGGACCCTGCCTCCGGTCGGAACCTTCGCATACTCAATCCCTCCCAGTTTGAAGTGAGCCGGCAAGACTCAAAGCCGTATGCCGGCAATGCCGCGATGGCGACGCTCACCGCTGCTGAGATTACTGCAATATTCTCCGAGGAAGCACTGACGGCATGCCAGGAAATGGGCATGACGGACGATGCTCGACTGTGCCTTGTCTATGAGGAAGCCCACACGCTCGTTCCAGAGTGGAATTCGGTCGCCGCCGATGGTGACAAGCAGGCAACCGCCGCTAGTGCGCGAGCAATCCTGCAAGGTCGAAAGTATGGATTAGGTTGCCTGCTCATCACGCAGCGCACCGCTAACGTGACCAAGAGCATCCTCAATCAATGCAATACGGTTTTCGCACTTCGATCGTTCGACGAGACGAGCAGAGAGTTTCTCTCGAACTACATCGGTCGGGACTACGCGCAGGTTCTGCCGACATTGCCGCAGCGGCATGCCGTTTTCTTTGGCAAGGCATCCTCCTCATCTAACCCGGTGATGATCCGGGTGAATGATCGCGAAGCGTTTCTAGATGCATTTCGTGCCGCTCACCCCCCGCCGCCTCTTCCACGAGCGGCAGCGCCAGGAGAAGCCGCTGCCGGTGTCCAGGGGGCTGCTGATGCCCCGGAAGCACAAGGACGGACCCGCGCATGA
- a CDS encoding helix-turn-helix transcriptional regulator: MRVFEVAIFQRGMAMTTQVQQQPTPLPPPLLTPQQAAEYLGVSKSFLDKCRVRGDGPRFRKMRRRVGYSYCDLRDWLDSNAHFSTSSVGVQ; the protein is encoded by the coding sequence ATGCGGGTATTTGAAGTGGCCATCTTCCAACGAGGGATGGCCATGACCACGCAAGTCCAACAGCAACCGACACCGCTCCCGCCCCCGCTGCTGACGCCGCAGCAGGCTGCCGAGTATCTAGGGGTAAGCAAGAGTTTCCTCGACAAGTGCCGGGTTCGGGGTGACGGTCCTAGGTTCCGCAAGATGCGCCGGCGCGTGGGCTATAGCTACTGCGATCTTCGTGACTGGCTCGACAGCAACGCGCACTTCAGCACCAGCAGCGTGGGGGTGCAGTGA
- a CDS encoding YDG/SRA domain-containing protein, giving the protein MAAAGVHRALIGGIVGRPDAGAESIVASGGYEDDEDLGDVIIYTGQGGRNPETGRQVAHQSFTRGNAALVTSCLRGIPVRVVRGSTNAGYTYAGLFRVDEYWMEQGRAGFQICRFRMVAEEEAGEDRVTPPQPAKRIATTVLRIVRDTKVSQQVKALNDFTCQVCGTRLMCVGGPYAEGAHIRPLGKPHNGPDVLENLLCLCANHHVLFDHGGFVIDEGYLVLGLGEPTPLLGMTKPGQQFLAYHRSLWQQTSILTSENSLMLVKEWEE; this is encoded by the coding sequence GTGGCCGCGGCTGGAGTGCATCGGGCTTTGATAGGCGGCATTGTGGGCCGGCCGGACGCCGGCGCTGAGTCGATCGTCGCCTCAGGCGGTTACGAGGACGATGAGGACCTTGGTGATGTAATCATCTACACAGGGCAGGGCGGGCGTAATCCGGAGACTGGGCGGCAAGTTGCCCACCAAAGCTTCACACGGGGCAATGCAGCGCTCGTCACTAGCTGTCTGCGGGGCATTCCGGTCCGCGTGGTCCGAGGCTCTACCAATGCGGGCTACACTTACGCCGGCCTCTTCCGGGTCGACGAATACTGGATGGAGCAAGGCCGCGCCGGTTTTCAGATTTGCCGGTTTCGCATGGTTGCGGAAGAAGAAGCAGGCGAGGACCGCGTAACGCCACCACAGCCGGCAAAACGGATTGCGACCACTGTTCTGCGTATCGTCCGCGACACCAAGGTGAGCCAGCAGGTTAAGGCACTAAACGACTTCACCTGCCAAGTCTGCGGAACGCGGTTGATGTGTGTCGGCGGTCCTTATGCTGAGGGTGCGCACATCAGACCGCTTGGAAAGCCTCACAACGGGCCTGATGTCCTCGAGAATCTTCTATGCTTGTGCGCGAACCATCACGTTCTCTTCGATCACGGCGGCTTTGTCATCGACGAGGGTTATCTGGTGCTGGGTCTAGGTGAACCGACGCCACTATTGGGGATGACTAAGCCCGGCCAGCAGTTCCTGGCATATCACCGCAGTCTCTGGCAGCAGACTTCTATTCTGACATCCGAGAACAGCCTGATGCTGGTGAAAGAATGGGAAGAATAG
- a CDS encoding tyrosine-type recombinase/integrase codes for MRAKLTKRVVDEAKPAVKATFIWDTQLKGFGLKIEPTGTKTYLYQYRLGGRGVTPKRISIGKHGSPWTPDTARDEAERHAFAVKQQGIDPQAVKQQGRNDAVTLAFDKYAERFIKEYLPQNWQRWQNEGARLLRREVVPHFRSTPLPSIAKRDVTALFDKLKNRPGIAKNTSTVLRKLLNWAVERGELDHSPMDRIALPKAPAARERYLNDHELAALYRATEKLDHPYSRAVRTLIFTGQRRDEVADMVWTEVDLNEAQWTIPATRTKNGKSHIVPLSTQVITLLKATGTKKGYLFTASGNGPIQNWSYWKRKIDKLFAAELAVTKLPPPLPWKVHDLRRSVHTGMQRLGEHRDVVEALANRAVREGVAAVYQRHDYRAEMQRAAQRWADHITALVSKKPDAVREAA; via the coding sequence ATGCGGGCAAAACTGACCAAGCGCGTGGTGGATGAGGCGAAACCGGCAGTCAAGGCAACCTTCATTTGGGACACCCAGTTGAAGGGGTTTGGACTGAAGATCGAGCCAACGGGGACGAAGACTTACCTTTACCAATACCGGCTCGGCGGGCGTGGTGTGACTCCAAAGCGGATCAGCATTGGAAAGCACGGGTCGCCTTGGACACCCGACACAGCCCGGGATGAGGCTGAGCGTCACGCGTTCGCGGTGAAGCAGCAGGGTATCGATCCTCAAGCCGTAAAGCAGCAGGGCCGGAACGATGCAGTCACGCTCGCCTTCGACAAATATGCCGAGCGTTTCATCAAAGAGTATTTGCCCCAAAATTGGCAGCGTTGGCAGAACGAGGGCGCACGCCTGCTCCGAAGGGAGGTGGTGCCACATTTTCGGTCAACGCCATTGCCATCGATCGCCAAACGGGATGTGACGGCGCTCTTCGATAAGCTGAAGAATCGGCCGGGAATCGCAAAAAACACCAGCACCGTCCTTCGGAAGCTGCTCAACTGGGCCGTCGAGCGCGGTGAACTTGATCACTCACCGATGGACCGCATTGCACTTCCGAAGGCACCAGCGGCGCGCGAGCGCTACCTTAACGACCACGAGTTGGCGGCGCTTTATCGGGCGACAGAGAAGCTGGATCATCCTTACAGCCGCGCAGTTCGCACGCTAATTTTCACGGGCCAGCGGCGTGATGAAGTGGCCGATATGGTTTGGACGGAAGTTGACTTGAATGAGGCGCAATGGACCATTCCTGCGACGCGCACGAAGAACGGGAAGTCGCACATCGTGCCGCTCTCGACGCAAGTGATCACCCTTCTGAAGGCGACGGGAACGAAGAAGGGCTATCTGTTCACTGCGTCAGGAAACGGCCCAATTCAGAATTGGTCCTACTGGAAGCGAAAGATCGACAAGCTGTTCGCGGCGGAACTGGCCGTCACCAAGCTGCCGCCGCCTCTCCCTTGGAAGGTCCACGACCTGCGGCGCTCGGTCCACACGGGAATGCAGCGTCTCGGGGAACATCGGGATGTAGTCGAGGCATTGGCCAACCGCGCCGTGCGAGAGGGTGTGGCGGCTGTTTACCAGCGCCACGACTACCGTGCTGAAATGCAGCGTGCCGCGCAGCGATGGGCCGATCATATTACGGCGCTCGTAAGCAAAAAACCCGACGCGGTTCGCGAGGCTGCCTAG
- a CDS encoding lytic transglycosylase domain-containing protein — translation MTGDPAADQLRTALEPYVDANDAAGAEAQLLTYVPTMTLEGRAEAAQRVAWIYYVNGDDANSRRVADTWRQGAQGDWASNAAWISGLASWRLGDCEAASRAFNQVAATSQQRELRTGALYWAARSEQACRRPRSVAPLLKAAATNAESFYGLLARETLGMDTRLPADPHVHRDPPIDHLPNVQRAKELAAMGHAALAEEFLRHQAKIGAPGEHHALIQLAKRLDLPAAQLWLANNGQWGAVADAADRYPNPRWSPLNGWRVDPALAFGHIVQESSFRRAAVSPADAVGLMQVRPGTAQDIARARGLPYSRGSLTNPIYNLEYGQSFIEMMRRHSATAGQLPRVIASYNSGPLPVGRWAAINDKGDPLLWIESIPYWETRYYVPAVLRNMWVYQGLNRQPTPTLKAMAEHHWPAFPTGQTQLSH, via the coding sequence GTGACAGGCGATCCCGCGGCGGATCAGCTGCGCACCGCGCTGGAGCCTTATGTGGACGCCAATGACGCCGCCGGCGCCGAAGCCCAGCTGCTCACCTACGTCCCGACGATGACGCTGGAAGGGCGCGCCGAGGCCGCCCAGCGTGTCGCCTGGATCTATTATGTGAATGGTGACGACGCCAATTCGCGCCGCGTCGCCGATACCTGGCGGCAGGGCGCGCAAGGTGACTGGGCATCGAACGCGGCGTGGATCTCCGGGCTCGCCTCGTGGCGGCTTGGCGATTGCGAAGCCGCGTCGCGCGCCTTCAACCAGGTCGCTGCGACATCGCAGCAGCGGGAACTCCGCACCGGCGCGCTCTATTGGGCCGCGCGCTCGGAACAGGCGTGCCGCCGCCCGCGCTCGGTCGCACCCCTGCTCAAGGCGGCCGCGACCAATGCCGAAAGCTTCTACGGCCTGCTGGCGCGCGAGACTTTGGGCATGGACACGCGCCTGCCCGCCGATCCGCACGTCCATCGCGATCCGCCGATCGACCATTTGCCCAATGTGCAGCGCGCCAAGGAGCTTGCTGCCATGGGCCACGCCGCGCTCGCCGAGGAATTCCTGCGCCACCAGGCCAAGATCGGCGCGCCGGGCGAACATCACGCGCTGATCCAGCTCGCCAAGCGCCTCGACCTCCCCGCCGCGCAGCTGTGGCTCGCCAATAACGGCCAATGGGGCGCGGTGGCCGATGCCGCCGACCGCTATCCCAATCCGCGCTGGAGCCCGCTCAACGGCTGGCGCGTCGATCCCGCATTGGCATTCGGCCATATCGTCCAGGAAAGCTCGTTCCGCCGCGCCGCCGTCAGCCCGGCCGACGCGGTCGGCTTGATGCAGGTCCGCCCCGGCACCGCGCAGGACATCGCCCGTGCCCGCGGCCTGCCCTATTCGCGCGGATCGCTGACCAACCCGATCTACAATCTCGAATATGGGCAGAGCTTCATCGAGATGATGCGGCGTCACTCGGCGACCGCCGGCCAGCTTCCGCGCGTCATCGCGTCGTACAACAGCGGCCCACTTCCGGTCGGCCGCTGGGCGGCGATCAACGACAAGGGCGATCCGCTTCTGTGGATCGAAAGCATCCCTTATTGGGAGACGCGCTATTACGTCCCCGCGGTGCTGCGAAACATGTGGGTGTACCAGGGTCTCAACCGCCAGCCGACGCCCACGCTCAAGGCGATGGCGGAACATCACTGGCCTGCATTCCCGACGGGGCAAACGCAACTTTCGCATTAG
- a CDS encoding PA0069 family radical SAM protein codes for MPIESSQGRGATRNTTPTRFNLKERVADGEWLDQVEALDGVPRRRTSVTIEHPRAILTRNSSPDIGFDRSVNAYRGCEHGCIYCFARPTHAFHDLSPGIDFESRLFAKPTAPQLLHAALSRPGYECRPIAMGTNTDPYQPIEERWRITRALIELLLETRHPFTITTKSDRVLRDLDLLKPAADLGLACVAMSVTSLDPKIARTLEPRAPQPRKRLAAVKALNAAGVPCYVAIAPVVPQITDHELEQIVEAAAAAGAPGGFYLPVRLPLEVAPLFRDWLDEHFPDRAGKVMATIRSLRGGKDNDPNFFSRMRGQGPWADLLRTRFELATKKHGLRHAKFPLRTDLFRPPEGAQMRLL; via the coding sequence ATGCCGATCGAGTCGAGCCAGGGCCGCGGGGCGACCCGCAACACCACGCCTACGCGCTTCAATCTCAAGGAGCGGGTGGCCGATGGCGAATGGCTCGACCAGGTCGAGGCGCTCGACGGCGTACCGCGCCGCCGCACCTCGGTCACGATCGAACATCCACGCGCGATCCTGACCCGCAACAGTTCGCCCGACATCGGGTTCGACCGTTCGGTCAACGCCTATCGCGGGTGCGAGCATGGCTGCATCTATTGCTTTGCGCGTCCGACCCACGCCTTTCACGATCTGTCGCCGGGAATCGATTTCGAAAGCCGGTTGTTCGCCAAGCCGACCGCGCCGCAACTGCTCCACGCCGCGCTGTCGCGACCGGGGTACGAATGCCGCCCGATCGCGATGGGCACCAACACCGATCCCTATCAGCCGATCGAGGAACGCTGGCGGATCACCCGCGCGCTGATCGAGCTGCTGCTCGAAACGCGCCATCCCTTCACCATCACCACCAAGTCCGACCGCGTGCTGCGCGACCTCGATTTGCTCAAGCCCGCCGCCGACCTTGGCCTGGCCTGCGTCGCCATGTCGGTCACTTCGCTCGACCCGAAGATCGCACGAACGCTCGAACCGCGCGCGCCGCAACCGCGCAAACGCCTCGCCGCAGTCAAGGCGCTCAACGCCGCGGGCGTGCCCTGCTACGTCGCCATCGCCCCCGTCGTGCCGCAGATCACCGATCACGAACTCGAACAGATCGTCGAGGCCGCCGCCGCCGCGGGCGCGCCGGGCGGCTTCTATCTACCCGTCCGCCTTCCGCTCGAAGTCGCGCCGCTGTTCCGCGACTGGCTCGACGAACATTTCCCCGACCGCGCTGGCAAAGTGATGGCGACCATCCGCTCGCTGCGTGGCGGCAAGGACAACGATCCCAATTTCTTCTCGCGCATGCGCGGGCAAGGGCCGTGGGCGGACCTGCTGCGCACGCGGTTCGAACTGGCGACCAAGAAGCACGGCCTGCGCCACGCCAAATTCCCGCTGCGCACCGACCTCTTCCGCCCACCCGAAGGCGCGCAGATGCGCCTTCTGTGA